Within the Mucilaginibacter sp. CSA2-8R genome, the region TATGGAGGCGCCATTCAAAAAGAAAAGGCCAAACAGGTAGTGGTTAAACAGTTGGACGAGCGGTTTGAGAAGTAGTGCTGAGAGCATGACGAAATCAAAAAGCGCCTTTACAAATTTGTGAAGGGGCTTTTTGATTTCGGTTAACACCCGAGTAATTACCTTATTCCTTTTCTTTTAAAAATGAGATAACTGCATTGTTTACCGCTTCCGGGTTTTCTTCAAACATATAATGCCCGGTATCTGCTAAATGAACCAAATTATACTGTGCAGCCAGCATTGGCAATGCATATTGATAAAACCCATAAGAAACATTGCTGGCTATGCCCAAAACCGGCATTTTTAACTGGTTATAGCTTTTGGCATCTTCTATGTCCTGGTTAAACGTTTGGTACCACGCATTTGAGGCGCGTATGCGTTCCGGGTCATTGTAAATAGTGGCGTATATCTCCTTTTCAAAGTCGGATATCTTACTGTCATCTACCATTACATAGTCAAAAAGCCAGTCTAACAACAGGCGATACCTGCCCGCCAGTAACTGTTCGGGTAAGCCTTTTACCTGGTTAAAGCTCATCCACCAGGTGTAAGGCTGCTCATTATCTATTTTACTGCCAAAAGTACCGGGTGCAGGTAGTAAACGCATTTGCATCATGCCTTCGCCTGGATGTAGCCCATCAGCCACAATCAATTTTGCCACTACTTCTGGGTAATTGAAAGCTAAACTCATAGCCACCATACCACCGATATCGTGACCGAGTACATATACCTGCTGCAGCCCAAGTTGCTGGATGAAGTAATAGATATCGGCAGCCATGTTTTTTTTGCTGTAGCCAGATGCGGGCGTAGCAGAACTGCCCATACCACGTATGTCTGCCACAATAACGCGGAAGTGCTTTGCCAGTTCGGGTGCAACTTTATGGTAAGAATACCACGTTTGCGGCCAGCCTGGCAAACAGAGCAGGGTAGGACCTTTGCCACCCTCTACATAATGAATTTGCGTGCCGTTAACTGTGATAGTATGATTAGTGAAGCCTACCCACTGTTTGATAAGTTCCTGGTCGGTATATTGAATTTGCATAGCTGTTGGTTTTAAATGGTGAATGAAAAATTAAGCTTGTTTTTGCTGCAAGGCATCCGATGCCGATGTCCAGCTTAAACTCAAATAACGTGCATTATCAAGATGGGGATGATGAACTGCAAACATGCTGTATAAATACTGCATTTGCTGCCAGCGTGGGTAAAGCTCTGCCTCACCCTCCGGGTTTGCTTGCCTTTGTTTATTGATGACAGCCAGAAATTGTTCTAAGCTACCATCATCAGTTAATTTAAAAGCTTCACCATAAAGTGATTTACTTAGATCTGCCAAATCTTGTGCACTTATTTGAAAGCTTGCAATATGCAGATGTCGGGGAGTACTATCATCCAAAGCCGCCGCCGCTGTATAGGCCGCAGTGTCATTCACCGTAGTGAAGTCAATTTTCCAGTCCTTTTTACCTTCGTAGTAGGCAATAGTTTTGTTTCGAGTATCAAATAGCGGGATGCCATATTGAAGCACATAAGCAAACGCACCGTTAAATATGGATGTTGCTTTGATTTTACTATCATTAATCAAAGTTTCAAATTCTTTACGCAGATCAAAATTCCGATTAACGCCTTCAGGTAATTGGGTATAATCGGTACAAAAATCAGAGGGGATAAAGCGTGGAACGCCTACCTGTAATGCAGCACTGAGCAATTGTGATTGGGTAGTAACAATCACATCACGTAACCCTGCCAATGCAGACACTATACATGATACGTCCTCGCAGGCAGATAATAAATCAGTGGGTTTGTTAAAGTCAATTACCTTCACATCTACCCCAATATCCTGTAATGCTTTTGTTTTGGCCGGGTCACTTTGCGCACGTACAACGGCTCTTACCCCTGCTCCGCAGTTAATTAGTTGTTTGCATATTTGCTTTCCTAAATTCCCGGTAGCACCGGCAACTAAAATAATGTTTTTCATAGCTTGTGTATTTTGATACAGCAAAGCTACCGGCTTAATGAAATCCAAAAACTACCATTTGGTAGAAATCACACTATGGCAGATTTTTACGAATGCGGCTCAGTGCGTTAGGTGTGATGCCCAAATAAGAAGCTAATTGTTTTATAGATACATGTTGCATGACTCCCGGCTTTTTTAAAAATTCGAGATATCGTTCTTCGGCACTGAGGGTCTGAAAGCGAATAATTTCATCAATCATCCGTATGGCCATCCCTTCCCAAAGCTTTCGGCCAAATTCTTGCCAGGCGGGTATTTGCTTGTAAAGTATTTCCATTTCAGTTTTGTCAATATAGCAGAGTTCTGTAAGGTCAACTGCTTCTATATTAAATCTGGTAGGCCGTTGCGGACTTAGGCTGGATATTTCGGCAAAGAACTCATTGGGCAACACAATCCACGCTGTAAGTGATACTTCCTCTTCAAAAAAAAATCGCAATGCGCCGCTGTTAACAAAATAGTATTGATTGGCAATCTGACCCCGACGCAATAGCAACTGCCCTTTATATAACGTTTTGCTGCGAAATTTTGACACAATGGCCTGCAGCTCATCATCGTTTACTACAACCTGACTACTAATGAACGATTTGAGTTGATGCATTATGAGGGCTAATAATGAGGAGTTCTTGGTGAGTAAATTTAAAAAGTGTTTATCAACCTGAACGTTAGTCGATAAAATCTTAAGACGTTTTTATTAAATATTCGCAAAGTATTGAAAGTTAATGTGTTATATATAAATCAAGAACTTTTTGGATGATTTAGTGGCCAGTATCGATGCAAAATCAGATGATCAGCCAAATGTGCATGTAACGTTTTTAACCAACAAATATAAGTCACCAAATACTAAGCAATTTTTTGTAAAAGCTTGAATAAAATGTTTGCGTTTAAAACTTAATTGTTTTAGCTAAGTCGTTTTTTAGGTGTATACCAAATTTAACTTCTTTGTAAGGCTGGATTATAATTCTCTTAAAAGCGTTAAAAATTTATTGATAATCGATATATTTTATATGTTTGTAATCTTAGTTTAAAATAATGAATAATTTGGACAGGTGGCTGATAGGGCTGAAGACACTTTTGTGGATATCTGTTATAGGATTTGGGCTGACGTTGTATAATGCTGTGTACTTAGTTATCTCCTCTGATCATTTACGGGCGGAGGTACGCCTGAAACAAGGGCGCTTACCGCTGGAGAAAGTGGATGGTATTCAATTAAACAGCGGGACA harbors:
- a CDS encoding NmrA family NAD(P)-binding protein, coding for MKNIILVAGATGNLGKQICKQLINCGAGVRAVVRAQSDPAKTKALQDIGVDVKVIDFNKPTDLLSACEDVSCIVSALAGLRDVIVTTQSQLLSAALQVGVPRFIPSDFCTDYTQLPEGVNRNFDLRKEFETLINDSKIKATSIFNGAFAYVLQYGIPLFDTRNKTIAYYEGKKDWKIDFTTVNDTAAYTAAAALDDSTPRHLHIASFQISAQDLADLSKSLYGEAFKLTDDGSLEQFLAVINKQRQANPEGEAELYPRWQQMQYLYSMFAVHHPHLDNARYLSLSWTSASDALQQKQA
- a CDS encoding Crp/Fnr family transcriptional regulator: MHQLKSFISSQVVVNDDELQAIVSKFRSKTLYKGQLLLRRGQIANQYYFVNSGALRFFFEEEVSLTAWIVLPNEFFAEISSLSPQRPTRFNIEAVDLTELCYIDKTEMEILYKQIPAWQEFGRKLWEGMAIRMIDEIIRFQTLSAEERYLEFLKKPGVMQHVSIKQLASYLGITPNALSRIRKNLP
- a CDS encoding alpha/beta hydrolase, which codes for MQIQYTDQELIKQWVGFTNHTITVNGTQIHYVEGGKGPTLLCLPGWPQTWYSYHKVAPELAKHFRVIVADIRGMGSSATPASGYSKKNMAADIYYFIQQLGLQQVYVLGHDIGGMVAMSLAFNYPEVVAKLIVADGLHPGEGMMQMRLLPAPGTFGSKIDNEQPYTWWMSFNQVKGLPEQLLAGRYRLLLDWLFDYVMVDDSKISDFEKEIYATIYNDPERIRASNAWYQTFNQDIEDAKSYNQLKMPVLGIASNVSYGFYQYALPMLAAQYNLVHLADTGHYMFEENPEAVNNAVISFLKEKE